Proteins co-encoded in one Bacillus sp. FSL H8-0547 genomic window:
- a CDS encoding AMP-binding protein: MTAYWPDYLSETLVYQQGEKPLHEYMKRHAEEKPHSPAYIYYGNKITWKELYRKTCQLSAYLSRNGIGQGDAVGLYMQNCPQYIIAHYAIQKIGGVAVPLNPMYKESELSYFLKESGMKAVIAGQELFQRVKTAAESNKTDLLAVTVHYGDFLPDNPIFKLPSELERQKQQKSSAKDIQDIFQHEDPLEENAPIDLWEGEGLMVFTSGTTGRPKGALLSCGSSLYKTAATAQANEMREQDVSLAAAPLCHIAGMVMGVNIPVYTGNTCILLTRFDPETAAEAIEIYKVTAWYSIAPMNEAILKTPGAKDRDLSSLKHNPATSFGTAVTKELADRWREFTKGCLMHEASYGLSETHTCDTFMPKDKIKFGSCGIPVYQNHILIVDPETGQPCEQGERGEIAVRNPGIFKGYLNRPDETQKTIVEGYVRTGDIGMLDPDGYLYFYGRLKEMIKTSGYSVFPEDVEALLNEHPAVLQSAAIGIPDEEKGECVKAFIVLDPEYKDKLTENEILTWAKAHMAVYKSPAEVEFLDALPATSSGKVLRRELKSAREAAK; encoded by the coding sequence ATGACAGCCTATTGGCCAGATTATCTTTCTGAAACGTTAGTCTATCAACAAGGAGAGAAACCTCTTCATGAGTACATGAAGAGGCACGCCGAAGAAAAGCCTCACTCGCCAGCCTATATTTACTATGGAAATAAGATTACGTGGAAAGAACTTTACAGAAAAACCTGCCAACTGTCAGCATACCTGAGCCGCAATGGAATTGGCCAGGGTGATGCCGTTGGGCTCTACATGCAAAATTGTCCGCAGTATATTATCGCCCACTATGCCATTCAAAAAATTGGCGGGGTGGCTGTTCCGCTTAATCCGATGTACAAAGAATCCGAACTGTCTTATTTCCTGAAAGAGTCAGGCATGAAAGCTGTCATTGCAGGACAAGAGCTGTTTCAAAGAGTAAAAACAGCCGCGGAATCAAATAAGACTGATCTATTGGCGGTAACGGTCCACTACGGGGATTTCCTGCCTGATAATCCAATCTTTAAGCTTCCTTCCGAATTGGAAAGGCAAAAACAACAAAAATCGTCTGCCAAAGATATTCAGGACATTTTTCAGCATGAGGACCCGCTGGAAGAGAATGCTCCTATTGATTTATGGGAAGGCGAAGGTCTGATGGTCTTTACTTCGGGAACAACAGGCAGGCCTAAAGGAGCCCTGCTCTCTTGCGGAAGTTCCCTTTACAAAACGGCTGCAACAGCTCAGGCAAATGAGATGAGAGAACAGGATGTTTCTCTTGCCGCAGCGCCGCTCTGCCATATTGCAGGGATGGTCATGGGGGTAAACATTCCTGTTTATACAGGAAACACGTGTATTCTCCTGACAAGGTTTGATCCTGAAACTGCCGCCGAGGCAATTGAAATCTATAAAGTGACTGCCTGGTACAGCATAGCCCCCATGAATGAAGCAATTCTGAAGACTCCCGGAGCAAAAGACAGAGATTTATCATCCTTGAAGCATAATCCGGCGACAAGTTTTGGAACGGCTGTAACAAAGGAGCTTGCTGACAGGTGGAGAGAGTTTACAAAAGGATGCCTGATGCACGAGGCATCTTACGGACTCAGTGAAACCCATACATGTGATACCTTCATGCCGAAAGATAAGATTAAGTTCGGAAGCTGCGGAATACCCGTCTATCAAAATCACATTCTGATCGTGGATCCCGAAACCGGTCAGCCGTGCGAACAGGGAGAGCGCGGAGAAATCGCGGTCCGCAATCCGGGAATTTTTAAAGGATATTTGAACAGACCGGATGAAACACAGAAAACAATTGTAGAGGGCTATGTGAGGACAGGGGATATCGGAATGCTGGATCCGGATGGCTATCTTTACTTTTACGGGCGGTTGAAAGAAATGATAAAAACGTCAGGCTACAGTGTGTTTCCTGAAGATGTCGAGGCGCTGCTGAACGAGCATCCAGCGGTTTTGCAGAGTGCGGCAATCGGAATTCCCGATGAAGAAAAGGGAGAATGTGTCAAAGCTTTTATCGTTCTTGATCCCGAATACAAAGACAAATTGACGGAGAATGAAATTTTAACTTGGGCAAAAGCGCATATGGCCGTCTATAAATCTCCGGCAGAAGTTGAATTTCTGGATGCTCTGCCTGCCACAAGCTCAGGCAAAGTGCTGAGAAGGGAATTAAAATCAGCGAGGGAGGCAGCGAAATGA
- a CDS encoding peptide ABC transporter permease, whose protein sequence is MIVQLFKKKRFLISFLFLSALLILSIGNTLINDGEIQQIRYVKDSDGGIKHAPPYAPLEVFLLGSDRFGFDLLHMIVEGAKYTIGMTILIALLRMICSLIFSYFICSMKPFFFKLIKTLSEPFSVVPQTIIAFFLLHSVLWMPPEGFQSTMFERVAFHTAVLVLIAVPSLSMQLSGEIRMTLDESFIEASKTLGGRKSHLFMKHIIPVLYERWMLLFGQQLIQVLLLLAHLGVFKLFFGGTVVSYGMGGDPPRTFSYEWSGMIGDSLGYLYVQQWIALVPISFFAVTAICFALMNDALKEVIFNGGQTGTSGTSAEERSSGKSGSGPFHFIQ, encoded by the coding sequence ATGATTGTCCAATTATTTAAGAAAAAAAGATTTCTGATCAGCTTTCTTTTTCTATCTGCCCTTCTGATTTTAAGTATTGGAAATACACTCATTAATGACGGCGAGATCCAGCAGATCAGATATGTAAAAGATTCAGATGGCGGAATAAAACACGCTCCGCCCTATGCTCCTCTTGAAGTATTTCTGCTGGGCTCAGACCGTTTCGGATTCGATCTTCTTCACATGATAGTGGAAGGAGCAAAGTATACAATTGGCATGACCATTCTGATTGCGCTTTTGAGGATGATTTGCTCCCTGATTTTCAGTTACTTCATCTGCTCCATGAAGCCTTTCTTTTTTAAGCTCATCAAGACTCTAAGCGAACCCTTTTCAGTCGTTCCGCAGACCATCATTGCCTTTTTTCTTCTGCATAGTGTCCTGTGGATGCCTCCCGAAGGATTTCAGTCCACGATGTTTGAAAGAGTTGCTTTTCATACGGCTGTTCTTGTCCTGATCGCTGTCCCGTCCCTTTCGATGCAGCTTTCAGGAGAAATTCGGATGACCTTGGATGAGAGCTTTATCGAAGCCTCAAAAACGCTTGGCGGAAGAAAATCACACCTTTTCATGAAACACATCATCCCTGTCCTCTATGAACGCTGGATGCTTTTATTTGGCCAGCAGCTCATTCAGGTGCTGCTTCTTCTTGCACATTTAGGGGTCTTTAAACTTTTTTTCGGAGGAACCGTTGTCTCGTATGGAATGGGTGGTGATCCGCCGCGGACCTTTTCCTATGAGTGGTCCGGTATGATTGGAGACAGCCTCGGCTACTTGTATGTTCAGCAATGGATTGCCCTTGTTCCCATATCTTTTTTCGCTGTCACGGCCATCTGCTTTGCTCTGATGAATGATGCATTGAAAGAGGTTATTTTTAACGGCGGTCAAACGGGGACATCTGGCACAAGTGCTGAAGAAAGGTCCTCCGGCAAGTCAGGCAGCGGTCCCTTTCACTTTATACAATAG
- a CDS encoding HAMP domain-containing sensor histidine kinase produces the protein MKNKSLAFQIWIVISGILLLISLVLMIIFPTTLRNFFTNEIYNTIENEQHILTEYRLQGDMDMDPLNPNGEKLSPDRSVQHIILPENAPFFYNEKKLPLRFLQETQSLAAKQEAITEEYSRVIGDERLFFVIKKVSLDGQPAFLLSYAWDSYRNDLVLTLFKQLVLVMIIVFLFSWIPSIWLAKYLSRPLVSLEKDVKRISNEDWHEPVVLERSDEIGKLGSSIEQMRQRLVKKDEAQRTLLQNISHDLKTPVMVIRGYAKSVNDGIYPKGDLTSTMDVIEEESERLEKKIKDLLYITKLDYLSSRNASKEKLHLNRIVQEVIDRIRWSRQELDYTIQLEEAVIHGDAELWMKLLENLFENQLRYAGTIIGARLTREGSDYLMKIWNDGPPIEEDILPHLFEPFHKGSNGEFGLGLNIVKRIAELHGGKVWAVNEQGLSTFYVKVPI, from the coding sequence ATGAAAAACAAATCCCTCGCCTTTCAGATCTGGATTGTCATTTCAGGCATTCTTTTATTAATTTCGCTTGTTTTAATGATCATTTTCCCTACAACCCTGAGAAACTTTTTTACAAATGAAATCTACAATACGATTGAAAACGAACAGCACATCCTGACGGAATACCGGCTGCAGGGGGATATGGATATGGACCCGCTGAATCCAAACGGAGAAAAGCTGTCTCCGGACCGCTCGGTTCAGCACATCATTCTTCCTGAAAATGCGCCTTTTTTTTATAACGAAAAAAAGTTACCGCTCCGCTTTTTGCAGGAGACCCAGTCTCTTGCAGCGAAACAGGAAGCCATTACAGAGGAATATTCAAGAGTGATAGGCGATGAACGGCTCTTTTTTGTCATCAAAAAAGTCTCGCTCGACGGGCAGCCCGCCTTTTTGCTTTCCTATGCATGGGACTCCTACAGAAACGACCTTGTGCTGACCCTGTTTAAACAGCTTGTCTTAGTCATGATCATCGTCTTTCTGTTCAGCTGGATTCCGTCCATCTGGCTTGCTAAATACCTGTCGCGCCCGCTTGTTTCACTCGAAAAAGATGTTAAACGAATATCTAATGAGGACTGGCATGAGCCTGTCGTTCTTGAGCGCAGCGATGAAATTGGAAAGCTTGGTTCTTCCATCGAACAAATGCGTCAGAGGCTTGTGAAAAAAGATGAAGCCCAGCGCACGCTGCTGCAGAACATTTCCCATGATCTGAAAACGCCCGTCATGGTCATCAGAGGCTATGCCAAATCCGTCAATGACGGCATCTATCCGAAGGGCGACCTGACCAGCACCATGGACGTCATTGAAGAAGAATCAGAACGGCTTGAGAAAAAAATCAAAGATCTTCTCTATATTACTAAGCTTGATTATCTCTCATCCCGGAATGCTTCAAAGGAAAAACTGCATTTGAACCGGATTGTCCAGGAGGTCATCGACCGGATCAGATGGAGCCGGCAGGAACTTGACTACACCATCCAGCTTGAAGAAGCCGTCATCCACGGAGACGCGGAGCTGTGGATGAAACTCCTCGAAAACCTGTTTGAAAATCAGCTGAGATATGCAGGTACAATCATCGGCGCCAGGCTTACCCGTGAAGGCTCTGACTATCTGATGAAAATCTGGAACGACGGCCCTCCGATTGAGGAAGATATTCTGCCGCACCTGTTCGAACCATTTCATAAAGGTAGCAACGGAGAATTCGGCCTCGGCCTGAACATTGTCAAGCGTATTGCTGAGCTGCACGGAGGAAAGGTCTGGGCAGTCAATGAACAGGGTTTGAGTACATTTTATGTGAAGGTTCCGATTTGA
- the fumC gene encoding class II fumarate hydratase — MDFRIEKDTMGEIKVPADKFWGAQTQRSKENFKIGTERMPMEMIDAFAVLKRSAAKVNSSLGMLSEAKEKAIVQVCDDILARRLDGHFPLVVWQTGSGTQSNMNVNEVIANRANELLRDTDETVHPNDDVNMGQSSNDTFPTAMHVAGVLAVFDSLIPAIDKLYLTLLNKSKENEDVVKIGRTHLQDATPLTLGQEISGWVHMLHKSKDMIRLSVEKMRDLAIGGTAVGTGINAHPDFGRLVAEEISLYTATKFQTSENKFHALTSHDEIVFVHGALKGLAADLMKIANDVRWLSSGPRCGIGEITIPENEPGSSIMPGKVNPTQSEAITMVAAQVMGNDAAIGFAASQGNFELNVFKPVIIYNFLQSVRLLSDSIHSFNDHCAIGIKPNLAVIEKNLNESLMLVTALNPHIGYANAAKIAKEAHKEGMTLKEAAVKLNLLTESEFDEYVNPLDMIGPRGE; from the coding sequence ATGGATTTTCGTATTGAAAAAGATACAATGGGTGAGATCAAGGTTCCTGCTGATAAGTTTTGGGGTGCTCAAACACAGCGAAGCAAAGAAAATTTTAAGATTGGGACAGAGCGTATGCCGATGGAGATGATTGATGCGTTTGCGGTTCTAAAAAGAAGTGCGGCTAAGGTGAACAGCAGCCTTGGCATGCTGAGTGAAGCAAAGGAGAAGGCGATTGTACAGGTTTGTGATGATATTCTGGCCCGAAGGCTGGATGGACATTTTCCGCTTGTTGTCTGGCAGACGGGAAGCGGTACCCAGAGCAACATGAACGTTAATGAAGTCATCGCCAACAGGGCAAATGAGCTGTTGAGAGATACGGATGAGACCGTTCATCCAAATGATGATGTAAATATGGGGCAGAGCTCCAATGATACATTCCCTACAGCGATGCACGTCGCGGGAGTGCTTGCAGTCTTTGATTCTCTCATTCCCGCGATTGATAAACTTTATCTGACACTCTTGAATAAATCAAAGGAAAATGAAGATGTCGTGAAGATTGGGAGAACCCACCTGCAGGATGCTACACCGCTTACTCTTGGCCAGGAAATCAGCGGCTGGGTTCACATGCTTCACAAGTCCAAGGACATGATCAGGCTTTCCGTTGAAAAGATGCGCGACCTTGCCATCGGCGGAACAGCGGTAGGAACGGGTATTAATGCGCATCCGGATTTCGGGAGGCTTGTGGCTGAGGAAATCAGTCTATACACAGCTACAAAATTCCAAACATCAGAAAATAAGTTTCATGCACTCACTAGTCATGACGAAATCGTGTTTGTGCATGGTGCACTTAAGGGGCTCGCCGCAGATTTAATGAAGATTGCAAACGACGTCAGGTGGCTCTCAAGCGGACCGAGGTGCGGAATCGGCGAAATCACCATTCCTGAAAATGAACCCGGAAGCTCCATCATGCCCGGAAAAGTCAATCCGACTCAAAGCGAAGCCATTACCATGGTCGCCGCTCAAGTGATGGGAAATGATGCAGCAATCGGCTTTGCAGCCAGTCAGGGAAACTTTGAACTGAACGTCTTTAAGCCGGTGATCATTTATAATTTCCTGCAGTCTGTCCGGCTTCTGTCCGACTCAATCCATTCCTTTAATGACCACTGCGCCATTGGCATAAAGCCAAATTTAGCTGTCATTGAGAAAAATCTGAACGAATCTCTTATGCTCGTCACGGCTTTAAACCCTCATATCGGATATGCAAATGCCGCGAAAATTGCAAAGGAAGCCCACAAAGAAGGCATGACGCTCAAAGAAGCAGCAGTAAAGCTTAATCTACTGACCGAATCAGAATTCGATGAGTATGTGAATCCGCTTGATATGATTGGCCCGAGAGGAGAATAG
- a CDS encoding response regulator transcription factor: protein MTYSIFLVEDEQNLNDLLTKYLEKEGYSVTAFTDGESARGAIEKTPHLWVLDIMVPGVDGYQLIKEIKAASPDTPVIFISARDTDIDRVLGLELGSDDYISKPFLPRELVIRVQKLLTRVYESAPAKNTVTLPPYTIDESVRSVSLDGQNLNLTSKEFDLLLLFLHNKGQAFSREQMIEHIWGSDYFGTDRVVDDLVRRLRKKMPDLKIETIYGYGYRMLTA, encoded by the coding sequence ATGACGTATTCGATTTTCCTTGTTGAAGATGAACAGAATCTCAATGATTTACTGACAAAATACCTTGAAAAAGAAGGATACAGCGTGACCGCGTTTACAGACGGAGAAAGCGCGCGTGGCGCAATAGAGAAGACGCCGCACTTGTGGGTGCTTGATATTATGGTTCCCGGTGTAGACGGATATCAGCTGATTAAAGAGATCAAAGCGGCTTCACCGGATACCCCGGTCATTTTCATATCCGCACGGGATACGGACATTGACAGGGTACTCGGCCTTGAGCTGGGAAGCGATGATTATATTTCGAAACCTTTTTTACCGAGGGAACTCGTCATCCGGGTTCAGAAGCTGTTGACCCGTGTGTATGAATCTGCCCCCGCGAAAAATACGGTGACGCTGCCGCCATACACCATTGACGAAAGCGTCCGCTCCGTTTCGCTTGACGGTCAAAATCTGAACTTAACATCTAAGGAGTTTGACCTGCTGCTTCTGTTTCTGCATAACAAAGGACAGGCCTTTTCACGCGAGCAGATGATTGAGCACATTTGGGGCAGTGATTATTTCGGGACGGACCGGGTCGTGGATGATCTTGTGCGGAGATTGAGAAAGAAAATGCCGGACCTGAAAATTGAAACCATTTACGGGTACGGATACAGGATGCTGACTGCCTGA
- a CDS encoding trypsin-like peptidase domain-containing protein produces MGYYDDTERKEAMEQESRETFRSAKPEKKPSRMRGVLSSVISGVVGGALVLGVQPYFEEETGSNQPSYSVDSNTAQENSTNEVNTQPISQTNDIADMVENLSPAIVGISNKQQQRSFGGGTQSAEAGTGSGVIFKKDGNTAYIITNNHVIEGASSIEITYSDGEKSEAELVGADPLTDTAVLKIDSKYAKAVAQFGDSGKLRAGERVVAIGNPLGLDFSRTVTEGIISGTDRTVPIETSEGNWDLSVIQTDAAINPGNSGGPLLNMNGQVIGINSLKITQDGVEGIGFAIPSNDLQPIVDELLEKGKVDRPFLGVGLIDLSQVPEQYRTNTLKLPNDVTEGVFVQGVSPGSPASEAGMKEGDVIVAMNGTKIKSSGELRKFLYSQTAIGDEIDVEFYRQGEKVTEKVKLSQKEVVNS; encoded by the coding sequence ATGGGATATTACGATGATACGGAACGGAAAGAGGCAATGGAGCAGGAATCACGGGAGACTTTCAGATCCGCAAAGCCAGAGAAGAAGCCGTCCAGAATGCGGGGCGTTCTTTCATCGGTTATCAGCGGTGTAGTAGGCGGAGCGCTTGTACTTGGTGTTCAGCCGTATTTTGAAGAAGAGACCGGCAGCAATCAGCCATCTTATTCTGTTGATTCCAACACGGCTCAGGAAAACAGCACGAATGAGGTGAATACGCAGCCGATCAGCCAGACGAATGATATTGCTGATATGGTCGAGAACCTGTCCCCTGCGATTGTCGGTATTTCAAATAAACAGCAGCAGCGCAGCTTTGGAGGCGGCACGCAGAGTGCTGAAGCGGGCACCGGCTCAGGGGTTATTTTCAAAAAAGACGGGAACACAGCATACATCATTACAAATAATCACGTGATTGAAGGCGCAAGCAGCATTGAAATAACGTACTCGGACGGAGAGAAATCAGAAGCTGAACTGGTAGGTGCTGATCCGCTGACAGATACGGCTGTTTTGAAAATTGACAGCAAGTATGCAAAAGCAGTCGCGCAGTTCGGGGATTCAGGAAAGCTTCGTGCAGGAGAACGGGTTGTAGCGATTGGAAATCCGCTTGGTCTGGATTTCTCCCGCACAGTGACGGAAGGAATCATCAGCGGAACAGACCGTACTGTACCGATTGAAACGTCTGAAGGAAATTGGGATTTGAGCGTCATCCAGACGGATGCTGCGATTAACCCTGGAAACAGCGGAGGCCCTCTGCTGAATATGAACGGTCAGGTTATCGGCATCAACAGCCTGAAGATTACCCAGGACGGTGTTGAAGGCATCGGCTTTGCGATCCCAAGCAATGATCTGCAGCCGATTGTGGATGAACTGCTTGAAAAGGGAAAAGTTGACCGCCCGTTTCTAGGTGTCGGCCTGATTGATCTGAGCCAGGTGCCGGAGCAGTACCGCACAAATACGCTGAAGCTTCCAAATGATGTGACAGAAGGCGTGTTTGTACAGGGTGTCAGCCCGGGTTCTCCTGCATCTGAAGCAGGCATGAAAGAAGGAGACGTTATCGTTGCCATGAACGGCACGAAGATCAAAAGCTCAGGTGAACTGCGCAAATTCCTCTATTCACAAACGGCAATCGGGGATGAAATAGACGTAGAATTCTACCGGCAGGGAGAGAAGGTCACTGAAAAGGTGAAGCTATCTCAAAAAGAGGTTGTGAATAGTTAA
- a CDS encoding TIGR04104 family putative zinc finger protein gives MKLPVCTSCRYSFSWKETLMTSLKFTRILTCPKCGTKLYPTPKSRTKGTLLIAVPIIAASFISTMMGASTGVRVSAIVAAGLLSVLFSPYYYEYIEEDKPLW, from the coding sequence TTGAAACTGCCAGTCTGCACATCCTGCCGCTATTCCTTCTCCTGGAAGGAAACGCTTATGACATCTCTGAAATTCACCCGAATCCTAACCTGCCCTAAATGCGGCACAAAGCTGTATCCGACACCGAAATCACGGACAAAGGGAACGCTACTTATTGCCGTTCCCATCATCGCTGCAAGCTTTATCAGTACTATGATGGGTGCATCGACCGGTGTGAGAGTCAGCGCCATCGTTGCAGCCGGTCTTTTGTCTGTTCTTTTTTCGCCTTATTACTATGAATATATTGAAGAGGATAAGCCGCTTTGGTAG
- a CDS encoding NUDIX domain-containing protein, with protein MVRTASKAIILKDGNLVAIKKEDEQGYYYILPGGGQEQGENLHENLRRECLEEIGVEVDIHELVFVRDYVAGNHGFDDQGFHQLDMMFLCTIKEGQPEPSAGTVPDDGQVGVDWLPVETLRDHRLYPITVRDEIMKLHLGEKPEKVYLGDVN; from the coding sequence ATGGTTCGGACAGCATCAAAAGCCATCATTTTAAAAGACGGAAACCTTGTTGCCATCAAGAAAGAGGATGAGCAGGGCTATTACTACATTCTCCCGGGCGGCGGACAGGAACAGGGCGAGAATCTGCACGAAAACCTGCGCAGGGAATGCCTTGAAGAAATAGGGGTAGAAGTAGACATTCACGAACTGGTATTTGTCAGAGATTATGTTGCCGGAAACCACGGATTCGATGATCAGGGATTTCATCAGCTGGACATGATGTTTCTCTGCACCATCAAAGAGGGCCAGCCGGAACCTTCAGCGGGAACGGTGCCGGATGACGGGCAGGTTGGGGTGGATTGGCTTCCTGTAGAAACATTGAGGGATCATAGGCTGTATCCCATCACTGTGAGGGATGAGATTATGAAGCTTCATCTTGGGGAAAAACCGGAGAAGGTTTATTTGGGGGATGTTAATTAG
- a CDS encoding carboxyl transferase domain-containing protein, translating to MKTHLNEIDYAVLDLDKRKQKALLGGGQDKIDRLHSSGFYTARERIALLADEDSFLELGMLNHSDKEGAAEKSYGDGLITGLAKVDGRPAVVMAGDKTVFAGTEGAVHIRKSKKVHEYALKRGLPLFNLNEGGGLRMPDGMGSDGISDKLFPQEMLTHSREVPLMTAILGDSFGGPTWMAVSSDFVTMLKGTCMAIAGPRMLSIATGQKVETEELGGWRVHADHTGQSDSFGDTEEECIMQMKKFFSYMPLNSGEEPMFKETDDDPYRKLERVLDILPKQKNRVYDMKEIIRDLADAGEMFEYKAIYGEGLITAFVRMGGRTAGIVANQPKKFAGAAGPKECDKAIDFICLCDSYHIPLIFLHDTPGFRISQDAEREKMPTKIMIWNQALAQSTVPKISVVIRKSVGAAYGNMCGPSMGADFVFAWPTAEINFTGPEVGINVVYGRQLQEEANQEEARKKLLEQWAFDSSPYKAASKHYLDDVIDPRDTRKYLCKALEYASYKNGTKSERRLANWPTGY from the coding sequence ATGAAAACACATTTAAACGAGATCGATTATGCAGTACTTGATTTGGACAAAAGAAAACAAAAAGCGCTCCTAGGAGGAGGACAGGACAAAATAGACCGTCTGCACAGCAGCGGATTTTACACGGCGAGAGAAAGAATTGCCCTGCTTGCAGATGAAGACAGTTTTCTTGAGCTCGGAATGCTGAATCATTCAGACAAAGAAGGAGCAGCCGAAAAAAGCTACGGGGACGGTCTGATTACAGGTCTTGCAAAAGTCGACGGACGGCCTGCCGTTGTAATGGCCGGTGATAAAACTGTTTTTGCCGGTACAGAGGGGGCCGTCCATATCCGCAAATCTAAAAAAGTTCATGAATATGCTTTGAAAAGGGGCCTTCCTCTTTTTAACCTGAATGAAGGCGGAGGACTCAGAATGCCTGATGGAATGGGGTCTGACGGAATCAGCGACAAGCTTTTCCCGCAGGAAATGCTGACTCATTCGAGGGAGGTTCCTTTGATGACGGCAATTCTAGGCGACAGCTTCGGCGGCCCAACATGGATGGCCGTTTCATCTGACTTCGTCACAATGCTGAAAGGAACCTGCATGGCGATTGCAGGTCCGAGAATGCTTTCTATAGCTACCGGGCAAAAAGTAGAAACGGAAGAGCTTGGAGGATGGAGGGTTCATGCGGATCACACAGGCCAGTCAGACTCTTTTGGCGATACAGAAGAAGAATGCATCATGCAGATGAAAAAATTCTTCAGCTATATGCCGCTGAATAGCGGGGAGGAACCCATGTTTAAAGAAACAGATGACGATCCGTACAGAAAGCTTGAAAGGGTTCTTGACATTCTTCCGAAACAGAAAAACAGAGTCTATGATATGAAAGAGATTATCAGGGACCTTGCTGATGCAGGGGAGATGTTTGAGTATAAAGCGATATACGGGGAAGGCCTGATCACGGCTTTTGTGAGAATGGGAGGAAGAACGGCAGGCATTGTAGCCAATCAGCCGAAGAAATTTGCCGGTGCAGCAGGCCCGAAAGAGTGCGATAAAGCCATTGATTTCATTTGTTTATGTGATTCTTACCATATTCCCCTAATTTTCCTGCACGATACTCCCGGATTCAGAATAAGCCAGGATGCTGAACGTGAAAAAATGCCGACTAAAATTATGATCTGGAACCAGGCTCTTGCCCAGTCCACTGTACCTAAGATTTCAGTTGTCATCAGAAAAAGTGTCGGGGCAGCATACGGCAATATGTGCGGTCCTTCAATGGGAGCGGATTTCGTTTTTGCCTGGCCGACAGCCGAGATTAATTTCACGGGACCTGAAGTGGGTATTAATGTCGTGTATGGAAGACAGCTGCAGGAAGAAGCCAATCAGGAAGAGGCACGGAAAAAGCTGCTCGAGCAGTGGGCTTTTGACAGTTCTCCCTATAAAGCAGCTTCCAAACACTACCTGGATGATGTCATTGATCCAAGAGATACAAGGAAATATTTGTGCAAGGCGCTGGAATACGCCTCATACAAAAACGGAACGAAAAGCGAGCGCAGGCTTGCCAACTGGCCGACCGGCTATTAA
- a CDS encoding dihydrofolate reductase family protein — protein MGEIIYHVAVSLDNFIADQGMIDGNIDNSLFLFEGDHVPDFLSDIQQYDAVLMGGKTYEFGFQFGAKPGEPGYKGIKHYIFSNSMQFESNEEVELVKEDAIGFIEKLKQKETGKIWLCGGGELAGSLLKHKLINQLVLKVNPIMVGEGISLFGSEKPCYELGLVDIKQYSSGVFKATYDIIYP, from the coding sequence ATGGGTGAAATCATATATCATGTTGCTGTTTCACTGGACAACTTTATAGCAGATCAAGGGATGATAGATGGAAATATAGATAATTCTCTCTTTTTATTCGAAGGGGATCATGTCCCGGATTTTTTATCAGATATTCAGCAATACGATGCAGTTTTAATGGGTGGAAAAACATATGAGTTTGGGTTTCAATTCGGCGCTAAACCTGGTGAACCCGGCTATAAGGGCATAAAACACTATATCTTCTCGAACTCCATGCAATTTGAGTCGAACGAAGAAGTCGAACTGGTCAAAGAAGATGCTATAGGATTTATTGAAAAACTTAAACAAAAAGAAACCGGAAAGATATGGCTATGCGGCGGCGGAGAGTTGGCTGGTTCATTGCTTAAACATAAACTCATAAATCAATTAGTACTCAAGGTTAATCCAATCATGGTCGGTGAAGGCATCTCTTTATTTGGCAGTGAGAAGCCATGTTATGAATTAGGGCTGGTGGACATAAAACAATATTCCAGCGGAGTCTTTAAAGCTACTTACGATATTATTTATCCTTGA